A genomic region of Saccopteryx bilineata isolate mSacBil1 chromosome 1, mSacBil1_pri_phased_curated, whole genome shotgun sequence contains the following coding sequences:
- the LOC136319383 gene encoding ATP-dependent RNA helicase DDX19A-like: MASWLAAELSKEGHQVALLSGEMMVEQRAAVIEHFREGKEKVLVTTNVCAHGIDVEQVSVVINFDLPVDKDGNPDNETYLHRIGRTGRFGKRGLAVNMVDSKHSMNILNRIQEHFNKKIERLDTDDLDEIEKIAN; this comes from the exons ATGGCCAGTTGGCTGGCAGCAGAGCTCTCAAAAGAAGGCCACCAGGTGGCTCTGCTGAGTGGTGAGATGATGGTGGAGCAGAGGGCTGCAGTGATTGAGCACTTCCGAGAGGGCAAAGAGAAGGTTCTGGTGACCACCAACGTGTGTGCCCATG GTATCGATGTAGAACAGGTGTCTGTTGTCATCAACTTTGACCTTCCCGTGGACAAGGATGGGAACCCAGACAACGAGACCTACCTGCACCGGATCGGGCGCACTGGCCGCTTTGGCAAGAGGGGCCTGGCAGTGAACATGGTCGACAGCAAGCACAGCATGAACATCCTCAACAGAATCCAGGAGCATTTTA ATAAGAAAATAGAGAGACTGGACACGGATGATTTGGACGAGATTGAGAAAATAGCTAACTGA